The following are encoded together in the Halomonas halophila genome:
- the deoD gene encoding purine-nucleoside phosphorylase encodes MATPHIKAERGDFADTVLMPGDPLRARYIAENFLENARQVNDVRNMYGYTGTYKGREISVMGHGMGIPSVSIYAKELITEFGVKSLIRVGSCGAVRDDVKVRDVVIGQGACTDSGVNRTRFLGNDFAAIADFELTRHAVDAAAAQRVPVKVGNIFSADLFYDPRPEMIDLMRRYGIVGVEMEAAGLYGVAAEFGARAATICTVSDHIVRGDSLSSDERATTFDEMMTVALESVLRDDAAREAQA; translated from the coding sequence ATGGCCACCCCGCATATCAAGGCCGAACGCGGCGACTTCGCCGATACCGTGCTGATGCCCGGCGACCCGCTGCGCGCCAGGTACATCGCCGAGAACTTCCTCGAGAACGCCCGCCAGGTGAACGACGTGCGCAACATGTACGGCTACACCGGCACCTACAAGGGCCGCGAGATCTCGGTGATGGGCCACGGCATGGGCATCCCCTCGGTGTCGATCTACGCCAAGGAGCTGATCACCGAGTTCGGCGTGAAGAGCCTGATCCGCGTCGGCTCCTGCGGCGCGGTGCGCGACGACGTGAAGGTGCGCGACGTGGTCATCGGCCAGGGCGCCTGCACCGACTCCGGCGTCAACCGCACCCGTTTCCTCGGCAACGACTTCGCCGCCATCGCCGACTTCGAGCTGACCCGCCACGCGGTGGACGCCGCCGCGGCCCAGCGCGTGCCGGTCAAGGTCGGCAACATCTTCTCCGCGGACCTGTTCTACGACCCACGCCCCGAGATGATCGACCTGATGCGCCGCTACGGCATCGTCGGCGTGGAGATGGAGGCCGCCGGCCTCTACGGCGTGGCCGCCGAGTTCGGCGCCCGGGCCGCCACCATCTGCACGGTGTCCGACCACATCGTGCGCGGCGACTCGCTCTCCAGCGACGAGCGTGCCACCACCTTCGACGAGATGATGACCGTCGCCCTGGAGAGCGTGCTGCGCGACGACGCCGCCCGGGAGGCACAGGCATGA
- a CDS encoding phosphopentomutase yields the protein MTRAIVLVLDSFGLGATPDAETFGDAGADTLGHIARECADATSRGPLALPNLGRLGLFHAHRESTGAWAAGITPPQSVDGAYGAAREISSGKDTPSGHWEIAGVPVRFEWGYFSEREHSFPPELLEALVREAGLPGVIGDCHASGTEIIARLGEEHVASGKPIVYTSADSVFQIATHEDAFGLERLYALCEIARRLLEPYNIGRVIARPFTGKSADDFARTANRRDYSVEPPAPTVLQKLHDDGGQVVAIGKIADIYAHCGISRTIKASGHDALFDATLDAMAEAGDRSLIMTNFVDFDMVYGHRRDVAGYAAALEAFDARLPELLARLEDDDLLILTADHGCDPTWPGSDHTREHIPVLASGAGLAPGSLGIRESFADIGQSLAAHLGLAPMDDGTSFLPAPKAQAR from the coding sequence ATGACCCGCGCCATCGTGCTCGTTCTCGATTCCTTCGGCCTCGGCGCCACACCGGACGCCGAGACCTTCGGCGACGCCGGCGCCGACACCCTGGGCCATATCGCCCGGGAATGCGCCGACGCGACCTCCCGCGGCCCGCTCGCGCTGCCGAACCTCGGCCGGCTGGGGCTGTTCCACGCCCACCGCGAGAGCACCGGCGCCTGGGCCGCCGGCATCACCCCGCCGCAGAGCGTCGACGGCGCCTACGGCGCGGCCAGGGAAATCTCCTCCGGCAAGGACACGCCCTCCGGCCACTGGGAGATCGCCGGCGTGCCGGTGCGCTTCGAGTGGGGCTACTTCAGCGAGCGCGAGCACAGCTTCCCGCCCGAGCTGCTCGAGGCGCTGGTACGCGAGGCCGGCCTGCCCGGCGTGATCGGCGACTGCCACGCCTCCGGCACCGAGATCATCGCCCGGCTCGGCGAGGAGCACGTCGCCAGCGGCAAGCCGATCGTCTACACCTCGGCGGACTCGGTATTCCAGATCGCCACCCACGAGGACGCCTTCGGCCTCGAACGCCTCTATGCGCTGTGCGAGATCGCCCGCCGGCTGCTCGAGCCCTACAACATCGGCCGGGTCATCGCGCGCCCCTTCACGGGCAAGAGCGCCGACGACTTCGCCCGCACCGCCAACCGCCGCGACTACAGCGTCGAGCCGCCCGCGCCCACGGTGCTGCAGAAGCTGCACGACGACGGCGGCCAGGTGGTGGCGATCGGCAAGATCGCCGACATCTACGCCCACTGCGGCATCTCGCGCACCATCAAGGCCAGCGGCCACGACGCCCTGTTCGACGCCACCCTGGACGCGATGGCCGAGGCCGGCGACCGCTCGCTGATCATGACCAACTTCGTCGACTTCGACATGGTCTACGGCCACCGCCGCGACGTGGCCGGCTACGCCGCCGCCCTGGAGGCCTTCGACGCCCGCCTGCCCGAGCTGCTGGCGCGCCTCGAGGACGACGACCTGCTGATCCTCACCGCCGACCACGGCTGCGACCCGACCTGGCCCGGCAGCGATCACACCCGCGAGCACATCCCGGTGCTGGCCAGCGGCGCCGGCCTCGCGCCCGGCTCGCTGGGCATCCGCGAGAGCTTTGCCGACATCGGCCAGAGCCTGGCCGCACACCTCGGCCTGGCACCCATGGACGACGGCACGAGCTTTCTTCCGGCCCCCAAAGCCCAGGCACGTTAA
- the deoA gene encoding thymidine phosphorylase — protein MLPQEAIRAKRDGRPLPPDAIRELVSGIADGRLSDAQVGALAMAIYLQGMDDAETVALTEATRDSGEVLDWTGLDLPGPVLDKHSTGGVGDLVSLVLGPWVAACGGHVPMISGRGLGHTGGTLDKLEAIPGYSVTPDTATFRRLVKDAGVAIIGQTGSLAPADKRLYAVRDVTATVESLPLIVASILGKKLACGLDALVMDVKVGSGAFMPTPAASRELAEAIATVASRAGTPTTALLTDMSQPLAPCAGNAVEVREALAVLTGERRGGRLLEVTRTLAAEMLLAGGLAADRDAAFARLDERLASGAAAERFARMVAGLGGPSDLLERADAHLPAAPVVREVRAARAGHLGAIDTRAVGMAVVELGGGRRHPADAIDPAVGLTDIAELGAAIAAGQPLARIHARREADAERAEARLHDALTLSDAPCPAPPLIQDTIRREAP, from the coding sequence ATGCTTCCCCAGGAAGCCATCCGCGCCAAGCGCGACGGGCGGCCGCTGCCGCCCGACGCCATCCGCGAGCTGGTTTCCGGCATCGCCGACGGCCGCCTGTCGGATGCCCAGGTCGGCGCACTGGCCATGGCCATCTACCTGCAGGGCATGGACGACGCCGAGACGGTGGCGCTCACCGAGGCCACCCGCGACTCCGGCGAGGTGCTCGACTGGACCGGGCTCGACCTGCCCGGCCCGGTGCTCGACAAGCACTCCACCGGCGGCGTCGGCGATCTGGTCTCGCTGGTGCTCGGCCCCTGGGTCGCCGCCTGCGGCGGCCACGTGCCGATGATCTCCGGCCGCGGCCTCGGCCACACCGGCGGCACCCTCGACAAGCTCGAGGCCATCCCCGGCTACTCGGTCACCCCGGACACCGCCACCTTCCGCCGCCTGGTGAAGGATGCGGGCGTGGCGATCATCGGCCAGACCGGCAGCCTGGCACCGGCCGACAAGCGCCTCTACGCGGTGCGCGACGTCACCGCCACCGTGGAATCGCTGCCGCTGATCGTGGCCTCGATCCTGGGCAAGAAGCTCGCCTGCGGCCTTGACGCCCTGGTGATGGACGTCAAGGTCGGCAGCGGCGCCTTCATGCCGACGCCGGCCGCCTCCCGCGAGCTGGCCGAAGCCATCGCCACGGTGGCCAGCCGCGCCGGCACGCCGACCACCGCGCTGCTGACCGACATGAGCCAGCCGCTGGCGCCCTGCGCCGGCAACGCCGTGGAGGTGCGCGAGGCGCTGGCGGTGCTGACCGGCGAGCGCCGGGGCGGCCGCCTGCTCGAGGTCACCCGCACCCTGGCCGCAGAGATGCTGCTGGCCGGCGGTCTCGCCGCCGACCGCGACGCGGCCTTCGCCCGGCTCGACGAGCGGCTGGCCTCCGGCGCCGCCGCCGAGCGCTTCGCGCGCATGGTGGCCGGCCTCGGCGGGCCGAGCGACCTGCTCGAGCGCGCCGACGCCCACCTGCCCGCCGCGCCGGTGGTGCGCGAGGTCCGCGCCGCGCGCGCGGGCCATCTCGGCGCCATCGACACCCGGGCCGTGGGCATGGCGGTGGTCGAGCTCGGCGGCGGACGCCGTCATCCGGCGGACGCCATCGACCCGGCCGTCGGCCTGACCGACATCGCCGAGCTGGGCGCGGCCATCGCCGCCGGCCAGCCGCTGGCGCGCATCCACGCCCGCCGCGAGGCCGACGCCGAGCGCGCCGAGGCCCGGCTGCACGACGCCCTCACGCTGAGCGACGCGCCCTGCCCCGCGCCACCACTGATTCAGGACACCATCCGTCGGGAGGCCCCATGA
- the deoC gene encoding deoxyribose-phosphate aldolase, which translates to MTDLQRVARQALPLLDLTSLNDDDTDASVEGLCQRAKTPMGNPAAICIYPQFIVPARRALTAHRLNDSVKIATVTNFPDGGDDVMRAARATREAVASGADEVDVVFPYRALMAGDEGVCQDLVEMSKAACGDATLKVILETGELKDPALIRRAAELAIEGGADFLKTSTGKVDVNATLEAAEILLEAIRDSGRDIGFKAAGGVRTTEDAAAYLELAERIMGAGWISPAHFRFGASGLLDDLLMNLGAFDAPAADGDEDDY; encoded by the coding sequence ATGACCGATCTGCAACGCGTTGCCCGCCAGGCCCTGCCGCTGCTCGACCTCACCAGCCTCAACGACGACGACACCGATGCCAGCGTCGAAGGCCTGTGCCAGCGCGCCAAGACGCCGATGGGCAACCCGGCGGCGATCTGCATCTACCCGCAGTTCATCGTCCCGGCGCGCCGCGCGCTGACCGCCCACCGCCTGAACGACAGCGTCAAGATCGCCACCGTCACCAACTTCCCCGACGGCGGCGACGACGTCATGCGCGCCGCCCGCGCCACCCGCGAGGCCGTGGCCTCCGGCGCCGACGAGGTCGATGTGGTCTTCCCCTACCGCGCGCTGATGGCCGGCGACGAAGGCGTCTGCCAGGACCTGGTCGAGATGAGCAAGGCCGCCTGCGGCGACGCCACCCTCAAGGTGATCCTCGAGACCGGCGAACTGAAGGACCCGGCACTGATCCGCCGCGCCGCCGAACTGGCCATCGAGGGCGGCGCCGACTTCCTCAAGACTTCCACCGGCAAGGTCGACGTCAACGCCACCCTGGAAGCCGCCGAGATCCTGCTCGAGGCGATCCGCGACAGCGGCCGCGACATCGGCTTCAAGGCCGCCGGCGGCGTGCGCACCACCGAGGATGCCGCGGCCTACCTGGAGCTCGCCGAGCGCATCATGGGCGCCGGCTGGATCTCCCCGGCCCACTTCCGCTTCGGCGCCTCCGGCCTGCTCGACGACCTGCTGATGAACCTCGGCGCCTTCGACGCCCCGGCCGCCGACGGCGACGAGGACGACTACTGA
- a CDS encoding NupC/NupG family nucleoside CNT transporter yields MTLLMSLIGMLTLIAIAVLFSSNRRAIRLRTVGGAFAIQAGIGAFVLYVPAGQAVLATVSDAVSQVVLYANDGIDFVFGGLANAEASGFIFAVKVLPVIIFFSSLTAVLYYLGIMQWIIRLLGGALQKALGTSRTESLSATANIFVGQTEAPLVVRPFIARMTQSQLFAVMCGGLASVAGSVLAGYAALGIPMEYLVAASFMAAPGGLLFAKLLLPETETPEDSVSAAEERLDEEENHPTNVLDAAASGASSGLMLAANVGAMLLAFIGLIALVNGILGGIGGWFGMESLSLELLLGWLFSPLAFLLGVPWSEATLAGSFIGQKLVVNEFVAYINLAPYLDGEQMVAATGEALSDHSAAILSFALCGFANLSSIAILLGGLGSIAPSRRHDIARLGIKAVLAGTLSNLMSATLAGFFIALGA; encoded by the coding sequence ATGACCTTGCTCATGAGCCTGATCGGCATGCTGACGCTGATCGCCATCGCCGTGCTCTTCTCCAGCAATCGCCGCGCGATCCGCCTGCGCACCGTGGGCGGCGCTTTCGCCATCCAGGCCGGCATCGGCGCCTTCGTGCTCTACGTCCCGGCCGGTCAGGCGGTGCTCGCCACCGTCTCGGATGCCGTCAGTCAGGTGGTACTCTACGCCAACGACGGCATCGACTTCGTGTTCGGCGGTCTGGCCAACGCCGAGGCCTCCGGCTTCATCTTCGCGGTCAAGGTGCTGCCGGTCATCATCTTCTTCTCCTCGCTGACCGCGGTGCTTTACTACCTGGGCATCATGCAGTGGATCATCCGCCTGCTCGGCGGCGCCCTGCAGAAGGCGCTCGGCACCTCGCGCACCGAATCGCTCTCGGCCACCGCCAATATCTTCGTCGGCCAGACCGAAGCGCCGCTGGTGGTGCGCCCCTTCATCGCCAGGATGACCCAGTCGCAGCTGTTCGCGGTGATGTGCGGCGGCCTGGCCTCGGTGGCCGGCTCGGTGCTGGCCGGCTATGCCGCCCTGGGCATTCCCATGGAATACCTGGTCGCCGCCTCCTTCATGGCCGCCCCCGGCGGGCTGCTGTTCGCCAAGCTGCTGCTGCCCGAGACCGAGACGCCGGAGGACAGCGTCTCCGCCGCCGAGGAACGCCTCGACGAGGAAGAGAACCATCCCACCAACGTGCTGGATGCCGCCGCCTCGGGCGCCAGCTCCGGCCTGATGCTGGCGGCCAACGTCGGCGCCATGCTGCTCGCCTTCATCGGCCTGATCGCACTGGTCAACGGCATCCTGGGCGGCATCGGCGGCTGGTTCGGCATGGAGTCGCTGAGTCTCGAGCTGCTGCTCGGCTGGCTGTTCTCGCCGCTGGCCTTCCTGCTCGGCGTGCCCTGGTCCGAAGCCACCCTGGCCGGCTCCTTCATCGGCCAGAAGCTGGTGGTCAACGAGTTCGTCGCCTACATCAACCTCGCCCCCTACCTGGACGGCGAGCAGATGGTCGCCGCCACCGGCGAGGCGCTCTCCGACCATTCCGCGGCGATCCTGTCCTTCGCCCTGTGTGGCTTCGCCAACCTGTCGTCGATCGCCATCCTGCTCGGCGGCCTCGGCAGCATCGCCCCCAGCCGGCGCCACGACATCGCGCGCCTGGGCATCAAGGCCGTCCTGGCGGGTACCCTTTCCAACCTGATGTCCGCTACCCTTGCCGGCTTCTTCATCGCCCTCGGGGCATGA
- a CDS encoding outer membrane protein OmpK, translating to MPISLAPCHRVSLAGLLLGATALPAAASDDASTFTPQWSFANASINYLDWSDGTEARTASNAAKGDFFYLELEGGVGFDWGEFYGFYDFENPQNDMSEEDGRDNRRSAAKVTSHIYLGDTPFSLYFHVYDFRDYGFDSEEQDRIAGLGYRHTFANGLWFKPFIGKAWVESDGNSYSGENGYMAGWVLGYDFEAFGEAFSLTNWHEQTFERDDEYLRRNYVNGPASEVGTNGAVALWWHPIEEITTGVQYRYANNKLGTAGDYQNAMIYTVKVNFL from the coding sequence ATGCCGATTTCCCTCGCCCCCTGCCACCGCGTCTCACTGGCCGGCCTGCTGCTGGGCGCCACCGCCCTGCCCGCCGCCGCCTCCGACGACGCCTCGACCTTCACCCCCCAGTGGTCGTTCGCCAACGCCTCGATCAACTACCTCGACTGGTCCGACGGCACCGAGGCACGCACCGCGAGCAACGCCGCCAAGGGCGACTTCTTCTACCTCGAGCTCGAGGGCGGCGTCGGCTTCGACTGGGGTGAATTCTACGGCTTCTACGATTTCGAGAACCCGCAGAACGACATGTCCGAGGAAGACGGCCGCGACAACCGCCGCAGCGCCGCCAAGGTCACCTCGCACATCTACCTCGGCGATACCCCCTTCTCGCTGTACTTCCACGTCTACGATTTCCGCGACTACGGCTTCGACAGCGAGGAGCAGGACCGCATCGCCGGCCTCGGCTATCGCCACACCTTCGCCAACGGCCTGTGGTTCAAGCCGTTCATCGGCAAGGCCTGGGTCGAGAGCGACGGCAACAGCTACAGCGGCGAGAACGGCTACATGGCCGGCTGGGTGCTAGGCTACGACTTCGAGGCCTTCGGCGAGGCCTTCAGCCTGACCAACTGGCACGAGCAGACCTTCGAGCGCGACGACGAGTACCTGCGCAGGAACTACGTCAACGGCCCGGCCAGCGAAGTGGGCACCAACGGCGCCGTGGCGCTGTGGTGGCACCCCATCGAGGAGATCACCACCGGCGTGCAGTACCGCTACGCGAACAACAAGCTGGGCACCGCCGGCGACTATCAGAACGCGATGATCTATACCGTCAAGGTCAACTTCCTGTAA
- a CDS encoding DeoR family transcriptional regulator, with the protein MNERSEGRLMRLQHALGQGGSLRLAEAAALCGVSEMTIRRDLAGSDGSLALIGGHLMLAGDPRHAPVYDLAVQRDRNAEAKRRLCERALATLEEGDTLFIDCGTTLAPLAASLPDDMSLTVVTYALNIAEAVSKRPGVRLWLLGGVYHASSRSFSSDDMSETIRGFGINKAFLTAAGVDERQGLSCFHFHEVAPKQAAIATAQRRVLVVDASKQGMVRPARFAGLEEVDQVIAEEAGD; encoded by the coding sequence TTGAACGAACGAAGTGAAGGGCGGCTGATGCGCCTGCAGCATGCGCTGGGGCAGGGCGGCAGCCTGCGTCTGGCCGAGGCGGCGGCCCTGTGCGGGGTGTCGGAGATGACGATTCGACGCGACCTGGCGGGGTCCGACGGCAGCCTGGCGTTGATCGGCGGGCACCTGATGCTGGCCGGCGACCCGCGTCATGCCCCGGTCTACGACCTGGCCGTGCAGCGCGACCGCAACGCCGAGGCCAAGCGGCGGTTGTGCGAGCGGGCGCTGGCCACGCTGGAAGAAGGAGACACTCTGTTCATCGACTGCGGCACGACCCTTGCGCCGCTGGCGGCCAGCCTGCCCGACGACATGTCGCTGACGGTGGTGACCTATGCGCTGAACATCGCCGAGGCGGTCAGCAAGCGCCCGGGGGTGCGGTTGTGGCTGCTGGGTGGGGTCTATCATGCCTCGTCGCGTTCGTTCTCCAGCGACGACATGAGCGAGACGATCCGGGGCTTCGGGATCAACAAGGCGTTCCTGACCGCGGCCGGCGTGGACGAGCGCCAGGGGCTGAGCTGCTTCCACTTCCACGAGGTGGCGCCCAAGCAGGCGGCGATCGCCACCGCCCAGCGCAGGGTGCTGGTGGTGGATGCCAGCAAGCAGGGCATGGTGCGCCCGGCGCGCTTCGCCGGACTCGAGGAGGTGGATCAGGTGATCGCCGAGGAAGCGGGCGACTGA
- a CDS encoding CBS domain-containing protein translates to MRAADVMTPHVITVSPNSEVREIASLLLEHGISAVPVVDEDERVLGIVSEGDLIRRAEDERRDKAWWLRMFEVNDPGEYVKTHGRLAHEIMTREPVTIDEDKPVHEIARLLEKHRIKRVPVVRDGRLVGIVSRANLLRGFSVAEPRAAASVEDREIRDAILQEVERHTGVMVERLNIIVSEGEIQLWGLVDSQEQRLAVQVAAENAPGARSVENHIGFMPRGMGGY, encoded by the coding sequence ATGCGCGCCGCAGATGTCATGACCCCACACGTGATCACCGTGTCGCCGAACAGCGAGGTGCGCGAGATTGCCAGCCTGCTGCTGGAGCACGGCATCAGCGCCGTGCCGGTGGTCGACGAGGACGAGCGGGTACTGGGAATCGTCAGCGAGGGCGACCTGATTCGCCGCGCGGAAGACGAGCGGCGCGACAAGGCCTGGTGGCTGCGCATGTTCGAGGTCAACGACCCCGGCGAGTACGTCAAGACCCATGGCCGCCTGGCCCACGAGATCATGACCCGCGAACCGGTTACCATCGATGAGGACAAGCCGGTTCACGAGATCGCGCGCCTGCTCGAGAAGCATCGCATCAAGCGGGTGCCGGTGGTGCGCGATGGCAGGCTGGTGGGCATCGTCAGCCGGGCCAATCTGCTGCGCGGTTTCTCGGTGGCGGAACCCCGTGCCGCGGCGAGCGTCGAAGACCGCGAGATCCGCGATGCGATTCTCCAGGAGGTGGAGCGTCATACCGGGGTGATGGTCGAGCGCCTCAACATCATCGTCAGCGAGGGTGAGATTCAGCTGTGGGGGCTGGTCGACAGCCAGGAGCAGCGTCTCGCCGTGCAGGTGGCGGCGGAGAACGCGCCCGGCGCCCGCTCGGTGGAGAACCACATCGGCTTCATGCCCCGGGGCATGGGCGGCTACTGA
- the cyoA gene encoding ubiquinol oxidase subunit II: MNRTPPLRKLGVLLLAVLPLVLAGCSSALLDPKGQIGEEQRTLILTSFGLMQIVVIPVIVMTLLFAWRYRRSNREASYRPDWHHSNLIEAVVWFIPCVIIVFLAVLTWYTSHSLDPHKPIEPTAEQQEPIEIQAVSLDWKWLFIYPEQGIATVNELAFPADTPVRFRVSSGSVMNAFFIPRLGSQIYAMAGMDNDVHLVADEPGVYPGRSTNYSGAGFSGMTFDAHVGSQEDFEAWVAKVRESSESLTYPAEYNELAAPSEDNEIQYFSEVSPSLYESIIKSFHAGGDHEQRMAQYADSYADGFGHGGHGGGHGDDHGDSAESHGTPMSAEAAE; the protein is encoded by the coding sequence ATGAATCGAACTCCCCCCCTGCGCAAGCTCGGAGTCTTGCTGCTGGCGGTGTTGCCCCTGGTGCTGGCAGGGTGCAGCTCGGCGCTGCTGGACCCCAAGGGCCAGATCGGGGAAGAACAGCGAACCCTGATCCTCACGTCCTTCGGTCTGATGCAGATCGTGGTCATTCCCGTGATCGTGATGACGCTGCTCTTCGCCTGGCGCTATCGCCGCAGTAACCGCGAAGCCTCCTACCGCCCGGATTGGCACCATTCCAATCTGATCGAGGCGGTCGTGTGGTTCATTCCCTGTGTGATCATCGTGTTCCTGGCCGTGCTGACCTGGTACACCTCGCACAGCCTTGACCCGCACAAGCCCATCGAGCCGACCGCAGAGCAGCAAGAGCCGATCGAGATCCAGGCGGTATCGCTGGACTGGAAATGGCTGTTCATCTATCCCGAGCAGGGCATCGCCACCGTCAACGAGCTGGCCTTCCCCGCGGATACGCCGGTCCGCTTCCGCGTGTCTTCCGGCTCGGTCATGAACGCCTTCTTCATCCCGCGTCTGGGCAGTCAGATCTATGCCATGGCCGGCATGGACAACGACGTGCACCTGGTCGCCGATGAGCCGGGCGTCTATCCCGGTCGCTCCACCAACTACAGCGGTGCGGGCTTCTCCGGCATGACCTTCGACGCCCATGTGGGCTCCCAGGAAGACTTCGAGGCCTGGGTGGCCAAGGTCCGCGAGTCGTCCGAGTCCCTGACCTACCCGGCGGAATACAACGAACTCGCTGCGCCTTCCGAGGACAACGAGATCCAGTATTTCTCCGAGGTATCCCCCTCTCTCTACGAGAGCATCATCAAGAGCTTCCATGCCGGCGGCGATCACGAGCAGCGCATGGCCCAGTACGCCGACAGCTACGCCGATGGCTTCGGTCACGGCGGTCACGGCGGTGGTCATGGCGACGATCACGGCGATTCGGCCGAGTCTCACGGCACGCCCATGAGCGCGGAGGCAGCGGAGTAA